CCATATGAATCATCTGGACTTTGCCAGCGGGATTCCACCGTGCCTGCGTGGCCCGTATTCGACCATGTATGTGTTCCGTCCCTGGACGGTACGCCAGTATGCAGGTTTCTCCACGGCGGAAGAATCCAATGCGTTCTATCGCCGCAATCTGGCCGCTGGTCAGAAGGGCCTGTCCATCGCCTTTGACCTGCCGACGCACCGCGGCTATGATGCGGATAATCCCCGCGTGGTCGGTGACGTAGGTAAGGCCGGCGTGTCGGTCTGCTCCATGCTTGATATGAACATTCTGTTCTCGGGGATTCCCCTTGACCAGATGTCCGTATCCATGACCATGAACGGTGCAGTGCTGCCGATTCTCGCCTTCTTTATCCAGTCTGGTGTCGAACAGGGCGTGGATAAGAAAATCATGGCGGGCACGATTCAGAACGATATTCTGAAAGAGTTCATGGTGCGTAACACCTATATCTATCCGCCGGAAATGTCCATGCGTATCATCGGCGATATCTTCGAGTATACGACGAAGTACATGCCGAAGTTCAACAGCATTTCGATTTCCGGTTACCATATGCAGGAAGCCGGGGCACCTGCCGATATCGAATTGGGCTATACGCTGGCCGATGGTCTGGAGTATATCCGCACCGGTATCAATGCCGGCCTGCCGGTGGATGCTTTTGCCAAGCGTCTGTCCTTCTTCTGGGCAATCGGCAAGAACTACTTTATGGAAGTGGCCAAGATGCGGGCGGCTCGTGTGCTCTGGGCGAAAATCGTCAAGTCCTTTGGCGCCAAGGAACCCAAGTCCATGGCCCTCAGAACGCATTGCCAGACTTCGGGATGGTCGCTTACGGCGCAGGACCCGTTCAACAATATTTCTCGTACGGCCATGGAAGCCATGGGCGCGGCACTCGGTCATACCCAGTCCCTGCATACCAACGCGCTGGATGAAGCCATTGCCCTGCCGACCGACTTCTCGGCCCGCATTGCGCGCAATACGCAGCTCTATATTCAGGATGAAACCAAGGTCTGCAAGATTATCGACCCCTGGGGCGGTTCCTACTATGTGGAAGCCCTCACCAACGAAATCATCCGCCGCGCCTGGGCGCATATTCAGGAAGTCGAGGCCTTGGGCGGCATGGCCAAGGCGATTTCTACGGGCCTGCCCAAGATGCGTATCGAGGAAGCAGCAGCCCGCCGTCAGGCACAGATCGACTCGGGCAACGAAACGATTGTGGGCCTGAACAAGTACCGCCTCGAAAAGGAAGACCCGCTGGAAATCCTCGCTATCGACAACACCGCCGTGCGCAATGCGCAGGTGGAACGCCTCGAAAAACTGCGGCGTGAACGCAATGAGGATGATGTGCGCCGGGCGCTCGAAGCGATTACGAAGGCTGCAGACAGCCGCGACAACGGCAACCTCTTGGAATGTGCCGTGGAGGCGGCAAGAGTCCGCGCTTCTCTGGGCGAAATCTCCGACGCTGTGGAAAAGGTTTCTGGCCGCTATCAGGCGGTTATTCATACCATTTCGGGAGTTTACTCCTCCGAGTTTACCGACAAGACCGAGCTGGATAAGGCCCGGGCTATGGCTGATGAGTTCGAGGAACTCACGGGCCGCCGTCCCCGTATCTTCGTGGCGAAGATGGGACAGGATGGCCACGACCGCGGTCAGAAAGTTATTGCTTCGTCCTTCGCCGACATGGGCTGGGACGTTGATGTGGGCCCGCTCTTCCAGACGCCGGAGGAAACGGCGCAGGATGCTGTTGATAACGATGTGCACATGGTGGGTTTCAGTTCACTGGCAGCGGGGCATAACACCCTCCTGCCCCAGCTGGTGGACGAATTGAAGAAATTAGGCCGTGAGGATATCATGGTCTGCATCGGTGGCGTTATCCCTGTGCAGGATTATGACAACCTCTATCAGCATGGGGCCGTGGCTATCTTTGCTCCGGGCACCAATATTCCGGAAGCGGGCATTAAGCTCTTGACGCTGTTGATTGACCGGGCTAAGGAGGAACTGGCCGAAGAATAAAGATAAGCCTTCTCCTATGGGGAAGGCTTACAAGGAGGCAATGATGGAACAAAAGTATACGACATCAAAGCCAAGCTGGGTGCCGGAGGAAA
The Selenomonas ruminantium AC2024 DNA segment above includes these coding regions:
- the scpA gene encoding methylmalonyl-CoA mutase; amino-acid sequence: MGTYQNPDFTNMSLREPTGADVKEWEKLFSAQAGADFDAYTRRTMEHIPVKPLYNHDEYDHMNHLDFASGIPPCLRGPYSTMYVFRPWTVRQYAGFSTAEESNAFYRRNLAAGQKGLSIAFDLPTHRGYDADNPRVVGDVGKAGVSVCSMLDMNILFSGIPLDQMSVSMTMNGAVLPILAFFIQSGVEQGVDKKIMAGTIQNDILKEFMVRNTYIYPPEMSMRIIGDIFEYTTKYMPKFNSISISGYHMQEAGAPADIELGYTLADGLEYIRTGINAGLPVDAFAKRLSFFWAIGKNYFMEVAKMRAARVLWAKIVKSFGAKEPKSMALRTHCQTSGWSLTAQDPFNNISRTAMEAMGAALGHTQSLHTNALDEAIALPTDFSARIARNTQLYIQDETKVCKIIDPWGGSYYVEALTNEIIRRAWAHIQEVEALGGMAKAISTGLPKMRIEEAAARRQAQIDSGNETIVGLNKYRLEKEDPLEILAIDNTAVRNAQVERLEKLRRERNEDDVRRALEAITKAADSRDNGNLLECAVEAARVRASLGEISDAVEKVSGRYQAVIHTISGVYSSEFTDKTELDKARAMADEFEELTGRRPRIFVAKMGQDGHDRGQKVIASSFADMGWDVDVGPLFQTPEETAQDAVDNDVHMVGFSSLAAGHNTLLPQLVDELKKLGREDIMVCIGGVIPVQDYDNLYQHGAVAIFAPGTNIPEAGIKLLTLLIDRAKEELAEE